One segment of Geminicoccaceae bacterium DNA contains the following:
- a CDS encoding nitrile hydratase subunit alpha, which produces MSHGHVHGAGNDHPHPRQPDIEDAPLTYHMALTEAVAALLQNKGIISGDELRRTVEDIDSRSPAAGARVVARAWVDPAFRSRLLDDVNAAARELDIDTGGIPIRAVESTDKVHQLVVCTLCSCYPRMLIGLPPDWYKARDYRSRAVREPRAVLREFGLEIADDIEVRVHDSTADMRYLVLPRRPSGTDGWSEEELAAIVTRDCMVGTAVPEVTGN; this is translated from the coding sequence ATGAGCCATGGTCACGTTCATGGTGCCGGCAACGACCATCCGCATCCCCGCCAGCCGGACATCGAGGATGCCCCGCTGACCTATCACATGGCCCTCACCGAAGCCGTGGCTGCCCTGTTGCAGAACAAGGGCATCATCTCCGGTGACGAATTGCGACGGACCGTCGAGGACATCGACAGCCGCTCACCGGCTGCCGGCGCGAGGGTGGTCGCCCGCGCATGGGTCGATCCGGCTTTCAGGTCTCGCCTGCTGGATGATGTCAATGCGGCAGCCCGCGAACTGGACATCGACACCGGCGGCATTCCCATCAGGGCCGTCGAGAGCACCGACAAGGTCCATCAGCTCGTCGTCTGCACATTGTGCTCATGCTACCCGCGGATGCTCATCGGCCTGCCGCCGGACTGGTACAAGGCAAGGGACTACCGTTCGAGAGCCGTGCGCGAACCCCGGGCGGTCCTGCGCGAATTCGGCCTTGAGATTGCCGATGACATCGAGGTTCGTGTTCATGACAGCACGGCGGACATGCGCTATCTCGTCCTGCCCCGCCGCCCCTCGGGTACCGACGGATGGAGCGAGGAGGAACTGGCGGCCATCGTCACCCGCGACTGCATGGTGGGTACTGCCGTTCCCGAGGTGACCGGGAATTGA
- a CDS encoding nitrile hydratase subunit beta produces MGGLDAGAISIDEHDHAPWEKKVDAILRLVSAKGIMTVDELRRGIEEIGPGAYDEMSYYERWITSITNNLLEKRIIGVSELGEAIEVARQRHDRAARL; encoded by the coding sequence ATGGGCGGCCTCGATGCCGGAGCCATCTCGATCGACGAGCATGACCATGCTCCATGGGAAAAGAAGGTCGACGCCATCTTGCGACTGGTATCGGCCAAGGGAATCATGACCGTTGACGAATTGCGCCGCGGGATCGAGGAAATCGGCCCGGGGGCCTATGACGAGATGAGCTATTACGAGCGCTGGATCACATCGATCACCAACAACCTTCTCGAAAAGCGCATCATCGGCGTCAGCGAACTCGGTGAGGCGATAGAGGTTGCGAGGCAGCGGCATGACCGGGCCGCGCGCCTTTGA
- the msrA gene encoding peptide-methionine (S)-S-oxide reductase MsrA: MPERAVLAGGCFWGMQDLVRRLDGVERTRVGYTGGDVENATYRNHGTHAEGIEIIFDPARMDYRRLLEYFFQIHDPTTLNRQGNDIGLSYRSAIYYTSEEQRRVAEETIADVEASGLWPGRVVTEVVPVGDFWEAEAEHQDYLLRYPAGYTCHFPRADWVLPERGEAA, encoded by the coding sequence ATGCCTGAACGCGCCGTTCTCGCCGGGGGCTGCTTCTGGGGAATGCAGGACCTGGTCCGCCGACTCGATGGAGTCGAACGCACCCGTGTCGGCTATACCGGCGGTGATGTGGAGAATGCCACCTACCGCAACCATGGAACCCATGCCGAGGGCATCGAGATCATCTTCGATCCCGCGCGAATGGATTACCGGCGGTTGCTGGAATATTTCTTCCAGATCCACGATCCGACAACCTTGAATCGCCAGGGCAACGATATCGGTCTCTCCTATCGCTCGGCAATCTACTACACGAGCGAGGAACAAAGGCGGGTGGCGGAAGAAACCATCGCCGACGTCGAGGCATCCGGCCTCTGGCCCGGACGGGTGGTCACCGAGGTTGTGCCGGTCGGCGATTTCTGGGAGGCGGAGGCGGAGCATCAGGACTACCTGCTGCGCTATCCCGCTGGCTACACATGTCATTTCCCGCGGGCTGACTGGGTCCTGCCCGAACGTGGCGAGGCGGCCTGA
- the msrB gene encoding peptide-methionine (R)-S-oxide reductase MsrB, with protein sequence MKVYARTDEAVRALTPEQYRVTQQNGTERPGTGEYLHNKEPGIYVDIVSGEPLFLSSDKYESGCGWPSFTRPVEPANINERRDTTHGMIRTEVRSMHGDSHLGHVFPDGPMDRGGLRYCINSASLRFIHHDDMQAEGYGAYLDQLGNIDHA encoded by the coding sequence ATGAAGGTTTATGCCAGAACCGACGAGGCGGTGCGCGCGCTGACACCCGAGCAGTATCGCGTGACCCAGCAGAACGGCACCGAACGACCGGGAACGGGTGAATATCTGCACAACAAGGAGCCGGGCATCTACGTGGATATCGTCTCCGGCGAGCCCTTGTTCCTGTCCTCTGACAAATATGAATCGGGTTGTGGATGGCCGAGTTTCACAAGACCGGTCGAACCGGCGAATATCAATGAAAGGCGCGATACCACGCATGGCATGATTCGCACCGAGGTTCGCTCGATGCATGGCGACAGCCATCTCGGGCATGTCTTCCCCGACGGGCCGATGGACCGTGGCGGCTTGCGCTACTGCATCAATTCCGCATCCTTGCGTTTCATCCACCACGATGACATGCAGGCTGAAGGCTATGGGGCCTATCTCGACCAGCTGGGGAATATCGACCATGCCTGA
- a CDS encoding flagellar motor protein MotA, producing the protein MTNPQRYINRVLLFLVLAAIVVGAIHEIVWRAFMHNPALNGLIMGVLLLGILYAVRRILQLKPEVRWIEAFQTSGAGFAVESPPKLLAPVAGALGERERRGRASLSALSMRYLLDSISARLDESRDITRYQTGLLIFLGLLGTFWGLLETISSVSLVISDLSVGGGDDMVGMFDELKAGLAAPLSGMGTAFSSSLFGLAGSLVLGFIDLQASQAQNNFYNEMEEWLSGLTRLSGHDFGFGHDNDDGPIPTLHLQAMMQQTAENLENLRETVIRSEETRGQLNNVLYNLSERLGELNHRLQREHEARSRGGEGTPHGADPGVAEATMEHMRNIDMKLTRLVDDLAFGREESVRELRNEIKLVSRTIAIAAGEPQSIRG; encoded by the coding sequence ATGACCAATCCACAACGGTATATCAACCGTGTGCTCCTCTTCCTTGTTCTGGCCGCGATCGTCGTCGGTGCCATCCACGAGATCGTCTGGCGGGCCTTCATGCACAATCCGGCGCTCAACGGGCTCATCATGGGCGTGTTGCTGCTGGGCATATTGTATGCTGTCCGCCGGATCCTGCAGCTCAAGCCGGAGGTTCGCTGGATCGAGGCGTTCCAGACATCGGGCGCAGGCTTTGCCGTCGAGAGTCCGCCGAAGCTGCTGGCGCCCGTGGCCGGTGCGCTGGGCGAGCGCGAGCGCCGGGGGAGGGCATCGCTTTCGGCGCTGTCGATGCGCTATCTGCTCGACAGCATCAGCGCGCGCCTGGATGAAAGCCGGGACATCACCCGCTACCAGACGGGGCTCCTGATCTTTCTGGGTCTCCTCGGCACCTTCTGGGGACTGCTTGAGACCATCAGTTCGGTCTCGCTGGTGATTTCCGACCTGTCGGTCGGTGGTGGCGACGACATGGTGGGCATGTTCGATGAACTCAAGGCTGGCCTGGCTGCTCCGCTCAGCGGCATGGGAACGGCCTTCAGCTCCTCGCTGTTCGGCCTGGCCGGTTCGCTGGTGCTCGGCTTCATCGACCTGCAGGCATCGCAGGCGCAGAACAATTTCTACAACGAGATGGAGGAGTGGCTTTCGGGCCTGACGCGATTGTCCGGCCATGATTTCGGCTTTGGCCACGACAATGACGACGGTCCGATACCAACCCTGCATCTGCAGGCCATGATGCAACAGACGGCGGAAAACCTCGAAAACCTGCGCGAGACGGTGATCCGTAGCGAGGAGACCCGCGGCCAGCTCAACAACGTCCTCTACAATCTCAGCGAGCGACTGGGGGAGCTCAATCACCGGCTCCAGCGCGAGCACGAGGCGCGATCGCGCGGCGGCGAGGGTACCCCGCATGGCGCTGACCCTGGCGTTGCCGAAGCGACGATGGAGCACATGCGCAATATTGACATGAAGCTTACCCGACTGGTCGATGATCTCGCCTTCGGTCGCGAGGAATCCGTGCGCGAACTGCGCAACGAGATCAAGCTGGTATCGCGAACGATCGCGATCGCTGCCGGCGAGCCCCAGTCGATCCGGGGCTGA
- a CDS encoding metal-dependent hydrolase, which yields MDSVSQAVLGSSLTLAVIGDKLGPRRSVIFGAVLGTLPDLDVLVPLHDAVDRFVLHRSVTHSLIMHLMITPILVEPLRLWFIKSVSAWRLYLVVFLVLSTHALLDALTIYGTQLFWPVSRHPYGTGSIFIIDPLYTLPLLAASVLALMRRTFSATLRRATLGALAVSTAYLGWSLMAQNVAHARALRQFDQAGIRVRMALATPTPFNTLYWRVIGIDGERYFNIYLPLLDSDDGGMIYEHRRLAIDTDCLTGNDAARKLEAFSKGYFMTDVEGDDVHLADLRMGLPTGYVFDFDIGRIADGEVLEIEPQRIRHRFSAEGDLGWLLAGITGDDRIRPAESDALIGLSPIVPRDTSRTTDCPSD from the coding sequence ATGGACTCTGTTTCTCAGGCGGTTCTCGGGTCATCCCTGACGCTGGCCGTGATCGGCGACAAGCTGGGACCGAGGCGCTCGGTCATCTTCGGGGCGGTGCTGGGCACACTGCCGGATCTGGACGTGCTGGTGCCGTTGCACGACGCTGTGGATCGTTTCGTGTTGCACCGCAGCGTGACCCACTCCCTCATCATGCATCTGATGATCACGCCGATTCTGGTCGAACCCCTCCGGTTGTGGTTCATCAAGTCGGTGTCGGCATGGCGTCTTTATCTGGTTGTATTCCTTGTCCTGTCGACCCATGCATTGCTCGATGCCCTGACGATCTATGGAACCCAGCTTTTCTGGCCCGTATCGCGTCACCCCTATGGAACGGGCTCGATTTTCATCATCGACCCGCTTTATACGCTGCCGCTCCTCGCGGCCTCGGTGCTGGCGCTCATGCGAAGAACGTTCTCGGCCACCTTGCGCCGCGCAACGCTGGGAGCGCTGGCGGTGAGTACGGCCTATCTGGGGTGGAGCCTGATGGCCCAGAACGTGGCCCATGCCCGGGCGCTTCGCCAGTTCGACCAGGCAGGCATCCGCGTCCGGATGGCACTGGCGACACCAACGCCTTTCAACACGCTCTACTGGCGCGTGATCGGAATCGACGGCGAGCGCTACTTCAATATCTATCTGCCTCTTCTGGACAGTGACGATGGCGGCATGATCTACGAACACCGGCGTCTGGCCATCGACACTGATTGCCTGACGGGGAACGATGCCGCCCGCAAGCTGGAAGCCTTTTCGAAAGGCTACTTCATGACCGACGTCGAAGGTGACGATGTGCATCTGGCCGACCTGCGCATGGGGTTGCCAACCGGATATGTTTTCGACTTCGACATTGGCAGGATCGCGGATGGCGAGGTCCTGGAGATCGAGCCGCAGCGGATCCGGCACCGGTTTTCGGCCGAGGGCGACCTCGGGTGGCTGTTGGCCGGCATTACCGGCGATGACAGGATTCGTCCCGCCGAAAGCGATGCGCTGATCGGCCTTTCGCCGATCGTCCCACGGGACACCAGCCGCACGACGGATTGTCCATCTGATTGA
- the genX gene encoding EF-P lysine aminoacylase GenX, producing MTRPSPWWHSHRHADRRPFLIDRQSILRTLRDYFEGEGFIEVETPILQISPGNEIHLHAFRTELLDTAGRGRGHLYLHTSPEFAMKKLLAAGEQRLFTFARCFRNRELGSRHHPEFTMLEWYRARESHDVLMTDCEEILCRSAQALGRNQLQVAGIDIPLIRPFERLSVADALMKFAGIDLFAVSDIPAFRKAARCCNVRTGDDDSWSDIFSRVLVERIEPNLGHDRPTFLIDYPLSEAALARAKADDPRLAERFELYAAGMELANGFGELTDPVEQRRRFAADMDEKEKLYGERYPIDEDFIEALATMPEASGIALGFDRLVMAVTGARQIEQVIWAPTPFGGLSST from the coding sequence ATGACCCGACCGAGTCCCTGGTGGCATTCCCATCGCCACGCCGATCGCCGGCCATTCCTGATCGACCGGCAGTCGATCCTGCGCACATTGCGTGATTATTTCGAGGGTGAAGGTTTCATCGAGGTGGAAACACCCATCCTGCAGATTTCACCCGGCAACGAAATTCATCTTCACGCCTTTCGTACCGAACTGCTGGATACTGCCGGGCGCGGTCGGGGGCATCTCTACCTGCACACATCGCCGGAATTCGCCATGAAGAAACTTCTGGCGGCCGGTGAGCAACGCCTGTTCACCTTCGCCCGCTGCTTTCGGAACCGCGAGCTGGGCAGTCGCCACCATCCGGAATTCACCATGCTGGAATGGTATCGCGCGCGGGAAAGCCATGATGTCCTGATGACCGATTGCGAGGAGATACTCTGCCGTTCGGCACAAGCGCTGGGCCGCAACCAGCTCCAGGTGGCAGGAATCGACATCCCGCTCATACGTCCCTTCGAACGGCTGAGTGTCGCCGATGCCCTGATGAAATTCGCCGGCATCGATCTTTTCGCCGTCAGCGATATTCCCGCTTTCCGAAAAGCTGCCCGTTGCTGCAACGTCCGTACGGGCGATGACGATAGCTGGTCGGATATCTTCAGTCGTGTCCTGGTGGAGCGGATCGAGCCGAACCTGGGCCATGATCGCCCCACCTTCCTCATCGACTACCCTCTGAGCGAAGCCGCCCTCGCCCGGGCGAAAGCGGACGACCCGCGCCTTGCCGAACGCTTCGAACTCTATGCGGCGGGAATGGAACTCGCCAACGGCTTCGGCGAGCTCACCGACCCGGTGGAGCAGCGCCGGCGGTTTGCCGCCGACATGGATGAGAAGGAGAAACTCTACGGCGAGCGATATCCCATCGATGAGGACTTCATCGAAGCACTGGCGACCATGCCGGAAGCCAGCGGCATCGCCCTCGGTTTCGACCGGCTGGTGATGGCCGTCACGGGCGCACGCCAGATCGAACAGGTCATCTGGGCACCAACCCCGTTCGGTGGACTTTCATCGACCTGA
- a CDS encoding nitrile hydratase subunit beta: MSDKPRFDPGATVRVKPLTPPGHVRTPWFTRGKSGRVVQVLGTFGNPESLAYGGDGEPLQPLYRISFRQSELWADYDGKEDDTLVADIYEHWLEPIA; the protein is encoded by the coding sequence ATGTCCGACAAGCCACGTTTCGACCCGGGGGCAACCGTCCGTGTCAAGCCGCTCACGCCGCCCGGCCATGTCCGCACACCGTGGTTCACCCGCGGCAAATCGGGCAGGGTGGTGCAGGTCCTGGGCACTTTCGGCAATCCGGAGAGCCTGGCCTATGGAGGCGACGGCGAACCGCTGCAGCCGCTTTACCGCATCAGTTTCCGCCAGTCCGAACTCTGGGCCGACTATGACGGCAAGGAGGACGACACGCTGGTTGCCGATATCTATGAGCACTGGCTGGAGCCGATTGCATGA
- a CDS encoding peptidoglycan -binding protein, whose protein sequence is MARTRSRRDQIDIWPGFVDALSTLLMVIIFLLAVFMLGQFFMSQQLQGRDKAVDDLQGTVADLTRDLELEREMSRDLRRSVSRLSADLSSSKAEGEDLARRLDESQGERNSLSERLATVLSEQSLLQEDLRQRRDTEQERTARIAALEEELSGNRDQIQAERDKIEMQLAEMDRLREEIADLTAVHAELQRQIDASAGELAQRQAAESDLQTALADSEREKAEALAQVMELTRRINGLSVELASVGQTLDQKQQEIEQQSATISEMGERLNEALADKVQELSQFRSDFFGKLRGVLGSREDVRIVGDRFVFQSEVLFASGEAEIGPRGREQLAKLARTLKELAARIPPDIPWVLQVDGHTDKRPINTSRFPSNWELSTARAISVARFLISQGIPSDHVAARGLAEFQPLDDGETEDAYRRNRRIEIKLTSP, encoded by the coding sequence GTGGCCCGTACCCGTTCGCGGCGCGATCAGATCGACATATGGCCGGGTTTTGTCGATGCCCTGTCGACCCTGCTCATGGTCATCATCTTCCTTCTGGCCGTATTCATGCTCGGCCAGTTCTTCATGAGCCAGCAGCTCCAGGGGCGCGACAAGGCGGTCGACGACCTGCAGGGAACGGTCGCCGACCTGACCCGCGATCTCGAGCTCGAACGCGAGATGAGCCGGGATCTGCGACGCAGTGTCAGCCGCCTCTCGGCGGATCTGAGTTCCTCGAAGGCGGAAGGGGAGGATCTCGCCCGCCGGCTCGATGAGTCCCAGGGCGAGCGCAACTCGCTGAGCGAGCGTCTGGCGACGGTGCTTTCCGAGCAATCGTTGCTGCAGGAGGATCTGCGGCAACGCAGGGATACCGAACAGGAGAGGACGGCGAGGATTGCCGCGCTCGAGGAAGAGCTCAGTGGCAACAGGGACCAGATTCAGGCCGAACGCGACAAGATCGAGATGCAACTCGCGGAAATGGACCGGTTGCGCGAGGAAATTGCCGATCTCACGGCGGTTCATGCGGAATTGCAGCGACAGATCGATGCATCTGCCGGAGAACTGGCCCAGCGGCAGGCTGCCGAAAGCGATCTCCAGACCGCGCTGGCCGACAGCGAACGCGAAAAGGCCGAAGCGCTGGCGCAGGTCATGGAACTGACCCGGCGCATCAACGGGCTTTCGGTCGAACTTGCCAGCGTCGGTCAGACCCTCGATCAAAAGCAGCAGGAAATCGAGCAGCAATCGGCAACCATCAGCGAGATGGGAGAGAGGCTCAACGAAGCCCTGGCCGACAAGGTGCAGGAACTTTCGCAGTTTCGCTCCGATTTCTTCGGCAAGCTGCGGGGGGTTCTCGGATCGCGGGAAGATGTGCGGATCGTCGGCGACCGTTTCGTCTTCCAGTCCGAGGTGCTGTTCGCTTCGGGCGAGGCCGAAATCGGACCGCGAGGCCGCGAACAGCTTGCAAAGCTTGCCCGGACCCTCAAGGAGCTCGCGGCCCGGATTCCCCCCGATATCCCCTGGGTCCTGCAGGTGGACGGCCATACCGACAAGCGGCCCATCAACACATCGCGCTTTCCGTCGAACTGGGAACTCTCTACGGCGCGGGCCATTTCGGTCGCCCGCTTCCTCATCTCGCAGGGGATTCCCTCGGACCACGTCGCGGCCCGGGGACTTGCGGAGTTCCAGCCGCTGGACGATGGCGAAACCGAGGACGCCTACCGGCGCAATCGCAGGATCGAAATCAAGCTCACCAGCCCTTGA
- a CDS encoding aromatic ring-hydroxylating dioxygenase subunit alpha, whose protein sequence is MTYVRNSWYAIAWTREVEGSLVARRIMGEPVVLYRTAAGDPVALEDRCPHRFLPLSMGQRSGDHVVCGYHGMTFGRDGRCVRVPGQDTVPPSARVRSYPVRDHMGLVWIWPGDPDLAGCTPLFDLPQYDDPDWEVVHGEALHVRADYLALAENLCDPAHVAFVHQSTLGNKAHEDVPIEVEIEGDRVVTTRWTLDAEPIPLFRKLDRFKGNIDRWQIYIFDAPNTSVIDFGGADAGTGAPEGNRDDCVWMFACHFLTPVDHNEAVDHWLVVKNYKATSPDRNEALKEQLRMAFAEDKAVLEAIQREEERLPDRRPLRIAVDKGAVMMRRIVERLAEGDDRSVAAK, encoded by the coding sequence ATGACATATGTTCGCAACAGCTGGTATGCGATTGCCTGGACGCGCGAGGTGGAGGGAAGTCTGGTCGCGCGGCGGATCATGGGCGAGCCCGTGGTCCTGTATCGTACCGCGGCCGGCGATCCCGTAGCGCTGGAGGACAGATGTCCGCACCGGTTCCTGCCCCTGTCGATGGGGCAGCGTAGCGGCGATCATGTCGTCTGCGGCTACCATGGCATGACCTTCGGCCGTGACGGCCGCTGTGTGCGCGTACCGGGCCAGGACACGGTGCCGCCGTCGGCTAGGGTTCGCTCCTACCCGGTACGCGATCATATGGGGCTGGTGTGGATATGGCCGGGCGATCCGGACCTTGCCGGATGCACCCCCCTGTTCGATCTGCCGCAATATGACGATCCCGATTGGGAAGTCGTGCACGGGGAGGCGCTGCATGTGCGGGCGGACTATCTGGCGCTGGCCGAGAATCTCTGCGATCCGGCGCATGTCGCCTTCGTCCATCAGTCCACGCTTGGCAACAAGGCTCACGAGGATGTGCCGATCGAGGTGGAGATCGAAGGTGATCGCGTCGTCACCACCCGCTGGACACTGGATGCCGAACCGATACCGTTGTTCAGGAAACTCGATCGATTCAAAGGGAACATCGACCGCTGGCAGATCTATATCTTCGATGCGCCCAACACGTCGGTCATCGACTTCGGTGGAGCGGATGCGGGGACCGGCGCACCCGAGGGTAATCGCGACGATTGTGTCTGGATGTTCGCGTGTCACTTTCTGACACCCGTCGATCATAACGAGGCAGTCGACCACTGGCTTGTGGTGAAGAACTACAAGGCGACGTCGCCCGACCGGAACGAGGCGCTCAAGGAGCAGCTGCGCATGGCATTCGCCGAGGACAAGGCCGTGCTTGAGGCGATCCAGCGTGAGGAGGAGAGGTTGCCCGACAGGCGTCCCCTGCGTATCGCCGTCGACAAGGGGGCCGTGATGATGCGGCGGATTGTCGAGCGGCTCGCGGAGGGCGATGACCGGTCGGTCGCGGCAAAGTGA
- the efp gene encoding elongation factor P, which produces MAKVIASALRKGNVVDIEGKLYVVLVANNIHPGKGTPVTQLDLRRIADGVKISERYRTTEQVERAFVEEKTHNFLYADGDGYHFMNPESYEQVTVPEDVIGDGAPFLTDGAEVQISLHEGNAIALQLPQRVVLEITETEPVVKGQTASSSYKPAMLSNGVRTMVPPHIQVGTRVVIMTEDASYVERAKD; this is translated from the coding sequence ATGGCCAAAGTGATCGCCAGCGCACTGCGCAAGGGCAATGTTGTCGATATCGAGGGCAAGCTCTATGTCGTGCTGGTCGCCAACAACATCCATCCCGGCAAGGGTACACCCGTGACGCAGCTCGACCTGCGCCGGATTGCGGATGGCGTCAAGATCTCCGAGCGGTACAGGACGACCGAGCAGGTGGAACGGGCCTTCGTCGAGGAGAAGACGCACAACTTCCTGTATGCTGACGGTGACGGGTACCATTTCATGAACCCGGAGAGTTACGAGCAGGTAACCGTTCCCGAAGATGTCATAGGCGATGGTGCTCCGTTCCTGACCGATGGCGCCGAGGTCCAGATCAGCCTGCATGAGGGGAATGCCATCGCGCTCCAGTTGCCGCAGCGCGTCGTGCTCGAGATCACCGAGACCGAGCCGGTGGTCAAGGGGCAGACGGCATCGTCGTCCTACAAGCCGGCCATGCTCTCCAACGGCGTTCGCACGATGGTTCCGCCGCACATCCAGGTCGGCACGCGCGTTGTCATCATGACCGAGGATGCTTCCTACGTCGAACGCGCCAAGGACTGA
- a CDS encoding serine protease: protein MLQPDLKTYGYDLEARLGSVLRLHSQIPPDAFTAAALGTEREGTGILIGDRGIVLTIGYLINEAEQIWLTTHTGLVVPGHALAYDFVTGFGIVQALGNLGCPVMPLGSSAMTGIGSELVIAAGVGIERAMRTRLIGKREFAGYWEYLLDEAFFVMPAHPAWGGAAVIGPEGDLVGIGSLLVQVGQDESSTEDSNMVVPIDLLTPILDDLVGRGRTVKPPRPWVGIYATEGETGVRANNIAPHGPAERAGIEQGDIIVAVDDVPVGDLADFYRQLWSRGDAGVLVELTILREGQRRRMKLETANREDLLRRPRLH, encoded by the coding sequence ATGTTGCAACCCGATCTGAAGACATATGGATACGATCTCGAAGCACGGCTGGGCAGCGTGCTGAGGCTGCATTCGCAGATCCCGCCTGACGCCTTCACCGCGGCTGCCCTGGGCACCGAACGTGAAGGTACGGGCATATTGATCGGCGATCGCGGGATCGTCCTCACCATCGGCTATCTGATCAATGAAGCGGAACAGATCTGGCTCACCACGCATACCGGGCTCGTCGTTCCGGGTCACGCCCTCGCCTATGATTTTGTCACGGGCTTCGGGATCGTCCAGGCGCTGGGCAATCTCGGTTGCCCGGTGATGCCGCTCGGTTCCTCGGCGATGACGGGAATAGGCAGCGAATTGGTCATCGCCGCCGGTGTCGGTATCGAGCGGGCCATGCGCACGCGGCTGATCGGCAAGCGCGAGTTTGCCGGATACTGGGAATATCTCCTTGATGAGGCATTCTTCGTGATGCCTGCCCATCCGGCCTGGGGCGGGGCGGCCGTCATCGGCCCCGAGGGCGATCTCGTCGGCATCGGATCGCTGCTCGTGCAGGTGGGGCAGGACGAGTCCTCGACGGAGGACAGCAACATGGTCGTGCCCATCGATCTTCTCACACCGATCCTGGATGACCTTGTCGGCAGGGGACGCACGGTGAAGCCGCCGCGCCCCTGGGTCGGTATCTATGCCACCGAGGGCGAGACGGGAGTGCGGGCGAACAACATCGCTCCGCATGGCCCGGCGGAAAGGGCGGGTATCGAACAGGGCGACATCATCGTCGCCGTCGACGATGTTCCTGTCGGCGACCTTGCCGATTTCTACCGGCAGCTCTGGTCACGCGGGGATGCCGGAGTGCTGGTCGAACTCACCATCCTTCGGGAAGGGCAGCGACGGCGAATGAAGCTGGAGACGGCCAACCGGGAAGATCTGCTGCGACGCCCGCGGCTGCACTGA